The following coding sequences lie in one Catharus ustulatus isolate bCatUst1 chromosome 5, bCatUst1.pri.v2, whole genome shotgun sequence genomic window:
- the SLC25A4 gene encoding ADP/ATP translocase 1 → MGDQALSFVKDFLAGGIAAAVSKTAVAPIERVKLLLQVQHASKQITADKQYKGIVDCIVRIPKEQGIASFWRGNLANVIRYFPTQALNFAFKDKYKQIFLGGVDRHKQFWRYFAGNLASGGAAGATSLCFVYPLDFARTRLAADVGKGASEREFSGLGDCIVKIFKSDGLRGLYQGFSVSVQGIIIYRAAYFGVYDTAKGMLPDPKNVHIVVSWMIAQSVTAVAGLVSYPFDTVRRRMMMQSGRKGADIMYKGTIDCWRKIAKDEGSKAFFKGAWSNVLRGMGGAFVLVLYDEIKKYV, encoded by the exons ATGGGTGACCAAGCGCTCAGCTTCGTCAAGGACTTTCTGGCCGGCGGGATCGCCGCCGCCGTCTCCAAAACTGCTGTCGCCCCCATCGAGAGAGTGAAgttgctgctgcag gtccAGCATGCCAGCAAACAGATCACGGCCGATAAGCAGTACAAGGGCATCGTGGACTGCATAGTCCGCATCCCCAAGGAGCAGGGCATCGCCTCCTTCTGGAGAGGCAACTTGGCCAATGTCATCCGGTACTTCCCCACCCAGGCCCTTAACTTCGCCTTCAAGGACAAGTACAAGCAGATCTTCCTGGGCGGAGTGGACAGGCACAAGCAGTTCTGGCGCTACTTCGCAGGGAACCTTGCATCCGGAGGTGCCGCGGGAGCCACCTCCCTCTGCTTCGTCTACCCGCTGGATTTCGCCAGGACCCGGCTGGCGGCTGATGTGGGCAAAGGAGCCAGTGAGAGGGAGTTCTCTGGCCTGGGCGACTGCATTGTCAAGATCTTTAAATCTGATGGCTTGAGGGGCCTGTACCAAGGATTTAGTGTGTCTGTCCAGGGCATCATCATCTATAGAGCAGCCTATTTTGGGGTGTACGACACGGCCAAGG GTATGTTGCCTGATCCAAAGAATGTGCACATCGTAGTGAGCTGGATGATTGCCCAGAGTGTCActgcagtggcagggctggttTCTTATCCTTTTGATACTGTGCGACGTAGGATGATGATGCAGTCTGGTCGAAAGGGAG CTGATATTATGTATAAGGGCACAATTGATTGCTGGAGGAAGATAGCTAAAGATGAAGGATCCAAAGCATTCTTCAAAGGTGCCTGGTCGAATGTGTTGAGAGGCATGGGCGGAGCTTTTGTATTAGTACTTTATGATGAAATCAAGAAGTATGTCTAA